The genomic region CACGAATTTCAGCTTCCCGCCCCCCGTTCGATGTCCCATGTGGGACGCCCGACGGCGACGGAACAACGAGGCCACTGATGACGATCGGTAAACCGAGCAAATTTCTTTCAGGTCGCAGTATTCGCGAATCGCTTGCCCAACATTTGGGAGGCGATCGTAGACGGAATCGTCGTGGTGTTTCGACTTCCGCCCGAGCACGGCGAGCGAACATCCAGCGACAATTGCACGCTCAGCCTCTGGAGGCTCGTCAATTATTGGCCGGCCCCGAATTGATCGGCATCCAGGCCAACAGCGAGGTGTTGATCCAAGACAGCACGTCGATCGAAGGGGCGCCATCCTTCGGCACCTCGATCCTGCAAACCGCACCGAACGAACTGCGATTCCAGTTCGACGATAACTCGTCGATCGATGCAGAAACGTTGGTAACCGCGGCCACCACCCAAAACACCGATGTCCAGCCGCTGGGGATCACGATCACTCGCGCCGGTGCGGACGGGTTGTTCGAAACCGCCAGCGCGATCACGGACTTCAACTCGGGTGTAAGCCTGGGCACGGATTCCCGTGTTGTGGTCGAGTTCCGTACCACCGATGTGCTTCCTGGCGTGGAAGGCAACGGCACCCAAGTCATCATCACCGCGTCCAGCAAGTCACTCACCGTGGCCCCGGTTGTGATCTCGTCGGTCGACCCGGACTTGAAGGTCGTTCGCATCGACTTGAACACCAACCCGAATCGTCCGGCAAGTGCCCGCGACCTGATCCTGGCATTGCAAAATTCATCAGCCAACACGCTGATCGAAGCTTATCAAGTATCGGGTTCTTCGGTCGCCGCAATCGGTAGCGACCTGCCCACCACCGGCACAACGCTGACGCTCGACGGAGCCAACGCTGCTCGTGTCATCACGGACCTTGGTTTGGGTCAAAGCACTGAGCTTCGCATCATTGCGGATCAATCCGGTGACGCGGGAACCGAATTGCGAGTCGCTCTGGCTTCGCAAAACTTCGGTGGCGCGATCGAACCTCAAGTCAGCATCAATGGCTCAACTATTTTGGTGCGTCTGAATTCAACGCCCGGCTTTGAATCCACGATCGACGACCTGATCAACGCGCTCAACGGCACCCCTTCGGTTTCCGGTTTGGTCACCGCGTCGCTTCTACGTGGCGACTTGGCAACCGTGATCGGCGGCCAACTGACCAACACCCCCGGTTCCAGCGCTCTGGTCTTGGAATTCGAAGGCGGCAGCGACACCGTTGTCACGCCTGGCTACATCGGCATCGGCGACTCGCCTAACGAAGTGGTCTTCCGCTTCGCTGAGCCGCTTCCCGAAGACAGCTACCAAATCGAAATTTACGGTTCCGGTGATCGTGCTCTGTTGAACGAAGACGGCGAAGCGTTCAATGACGGCGTCGACCAAGCTTACTCGTTCAGCATCAACACCGCGCCACAAGTTTTGGCCGTGGTGCCCGAACCGGTTAGCACCGTTGACGGTCGCTTGATCAGCGAGCCGAATGTTGTCGAAGTCTACTTCAGCAACGACGTCAGTAGCTCGGCATTCAATCCCGACTACTACAGCGCCGTCTACACCAACGACACCATCACCAGTGACGACGATGTTTCCGTCCAACCCACCTCGGTGGTCGCTCTAGACGGACGAACCGATGCGGTTCGCCTGATCTTCGCCAGCTCGTTCGCTCGTCCCGACGCCGCCGTTGTTCCCAACTACGAATCCGGCACTTCGGTTCGTCTGCGAATCGGTAACGACACTCTGTTGCCTGAACAGTTGGCTTCGCTCGCCGTGACCGAAGCCGGCGACAGCCTCTTCGCCGAAGGCACGCTTCCTGGCCCGGTATCGGTCAGCACGTTTGATGGATCCGACGTCACTCGCACCACTGCGATCCGCCTAACCGGTGGCGAGATTTCCAACGCGACGGCATTCGAACTTCAGTTCCCTGGCGGGACTGGCTACGAAGGCGTCCGTGACATCCGCCCCGACGATCCCACCTCGGATCTTCGCACCGTCCCGTTGGGCATTGTGACCGGCGATGCGGACAGCACGCCTGGCATCAGCACGATCTATTACAACTTCCCTGATTCCTTCCAGGGCGACGACCTCAACACCTCAACGGTCGACATCGACCGAACCTATTCTAGCACGATTGGTTTGGGTTCCGGACAAACCGAAAGCGATCGCCAAGCCGCTTCGATCGCCCGTGAACGGGTTCGCGAAGTCGCCTCGTTGTTTGGTGAATACCTCGGCGTGCAATTCATCGAAGTGGGACAAGACGCCGCCACTGCAATCTCCAGCACCAGCTTCGCTGGAACACCTGGCCCCGTTTACAGCATCGCGGTTGGCGAACTTGAAGGTGCTGGCGGCAGCGTCAGCAGCGGCGAAGGCGGAATCACCGTCGCCACACGCGCTCTGGATGACGACGGCAACACCTTTGTTGGCTTCCCAACGAACGCCGACAACGGGAACCAATTGATCATCCTGGATGCTCAAGACTTCCAAGAAAGCACCGACGATTACACCGGTGGTGAATTCTTCCGTGGCGTCTTCCTCGGTATCGGTCAATTGTTGGGCTATGGCTACGCCGATCACCTGCCTCAACCCATCACCCAATCTGCCGATGGCGTCTTGGATCCTGACGTTCCTGTCCAGGACCAAACTCCGGCGACAACGGACGACTTGGCTGACCCCAACGAGTCGTTGTTCCCAAGCCCTGCGGACATCGTCAACGGACAATACCTGTATCGTCCGGAATCCAATGACATCGACCTGTACGAGTTCACGCTGCAAAACTCAGGCACAATCAGCCTGTCGACAATCGCCGAGCGACTGTCAACTTCCAGCACGCTCGACACCATGCTTCGCTTGTACATCGTCGAAGACGGCGTGCCACGCGAAATCGCAGCCAACGACGATTACTTCAGCAACGATTCGCTGATTGAAATCGACGTGGTTCCTGGCAAGTATGTTGTCGGCGTGAGTGCGTCGGGTAACGACAGCTACGATCCAAGCATCTCGGGAACGGGCCTTGGCGGCGTCACCGAAGGCAACTACGAACTGGCAATGTCGTTCACGCCTAGTTCCGCCAGTGGCATCGTCGACGTTGACAACAACGCACTCGATGGCGATGCGGATGGCGAAGCCGGTGGTCTATTCCAATACTGGTTCGAACCCACAAACCCGAACACCACCGTTTATGTCGACAACACGTCGGCACCCGCTAGCGGTGCCACGGGCACAATCAACTCGCCTTACTCGACGATCGCCGCCGCATTCAGCGCGGTTCAAAACCGCCTCGACTCAGCCAATCCAGTTCAAACCATTCGAGTGGCTGGTGAAGGAACTTACCGTATCGGTTTCGACCAAAACGGTGCTCCGCTCACCTCGGGTGAACTGACCACGATCGAAGTTCCGAAAGACGTCAACCTCGTACTCGACGGCGGCGTTCGCTTTGAAATGTCAGGCAGTCGTATCGGTGTGGGCAGTACCACATCCGGCGTCGATCGCAGCGGTGCGTCCATCCAAATCCTGGGGACACCTGACAATCCCGTTGAATTGGTCGGAACCGGAACAAGCGTTGCCGGCACGTGGGGCGGGATTGATATCCGCGGCGACGTGGACTACGCCGACGAGAGCCGTACTAATTTGGAAGACGCGGGCGTCTTCCTGAACCATATCCAGTACGCCGACATCCAAGGCGGTGGTGGACGCGTCAGCGTTGATGGTGTTATTCGTGCGGTTGCCCCCATCGAGCTTGCCGAAACACGCGCCACGATCATCAACAGCTCGATCACTCGTTCCGCCGACGGTGCCATCGCAGCAACCCCCGACACGTTCCTGGAAACACGCTTCGACGAAGCACGCTTCCAAACCTCGAGCGTCTTGTCCGACTACTTCACCAGTGACTACGTTCGTGTTGGCCCGCAAATCCGCGGCAATACGATCACGGACAACACTTACAACGGCCTGCTCATTCGGATCGACACCCCAACGGGTGATGGCCTCCAAGAACTGACGATCAACGCACGCTTTGATGACACTGACATCGTTCACATCTTGACCGATAACCTGTTGATCGAAGGCAACCCCGGCGGTCCTCTGGCGATCACCGATGGGCCTAGCTTGGCGTTGACGACACAAACCGCGACCATCAACCAAACTGGTGTCCAAGTCGGTGACGTTCCCGCCGGAACTTATGCTTACCAACTGACCAATGTGACCTCGGATGGGTTCGAATCCGTGGCCAGCGATCCAAGTGATCCGGTCACTTTGTCCGCTAGCGGTTCCATTCGCTTGTCGAACATACCAACCGTTTCCGCTGCCAGCGGATTCTCTGGGCGTCGCTTGTACCGTGCGGAAGTCCTAGGCACTGACCCAATTTCCGGGGAACTGATCTACGGCGACTTCTTGCGTGTCGGACAGCTCAATACATCCAACACCAGCTTCACCGACACCTCCGCCGCTGGCACCTTGTTGCTCAATCCAGCCCTGACCGGCGACAGTGGATTGGCGTTGATCGGGCGACTTGATCCAGGCCTGACCATTGATCCAGGCACGATTGTCAAGCTCGACGGTGCTCGGATCGACGTCACTTTCGGTGCTCGACTGTATGCCGAAGGCACGTCTGATGAGCCTATCGTACTGACCAGCCTGAACGATTCTCGCTACGGCACCGGTGGGACGTTCAACACCAACGGCACCCTGCAAGGTTCAACCAATTCCGACAACTTTGAAGCAGGCGATTGGTCCGGCATTTACTTGGGCTTCGGTGCGGACGGATCGTTCGATCACGCCGTCATCGCAGGCGGTGGTGGAACATCGCAAATCGAAGGTGGTTTCGCCAGTTTCAACGTAATCGAATCGCATCAAAGCGATCTACGGATTGCCAATACTCGCTTCGAAGACAACCTCGACGGTCGCGGCTTCTTGAACGACGAAGGCAACGACATCAACGCCCCCAACGATCCTCGCGAAGAGCGCGTTGGACGGGTGAACAATGCGTCGGGTACGGTCTTCATTCGCGGATCACAGCCGACCATCATCAACAACACCTTCATCGATGGCGAAGGTCCAGCACTGACCTTTGACCTGAACAGCTTCACATGGCAAGAGGTCACCGACTCAGGTCGTTCGACCGGCGAACTCGATGCACTGACCGTTGTCAGCAACAGCGGGCCACTGGTCCAGGGCAACGAAATCGACGGTGGACTTGCGGGTATGGAAGTTCGTGGCGGCACTGTCTCGACCGAGATCGTCTGGGACGACACGGACATCGTGCACATCGTTCGTGACATGATCGAAGTTCCTAACCAACACATCTACGGTGGTCTGCGTCTGGAAAGCGACGCCCGCGGTTCGTTGGTAGTGAAGTTCGAAAACCAAGACAATAGCGACGACGCACTCTTGCAACGTCGCGCTGGAATCGTTGTTGGCGGTAACACGTACACTGCCGAAGACGAATTCATTGGCATCGCCGATCGCATCGGCGGCAGCCTCCAAGTGATCGGACAACCTGACTTCCCAGTGATCCTGACCGCGTTAGCCGATGATTCAGTCGGTGCAGGGTTCACTCCAACCGGCGAAGCGAACCTCGACACCGATGGAACCGACGACAGCCCGAACTCCGGTTCATGGGACGGGATCGTCATTCGCGAAGCAGCCTCGGACTCCAACGTTTCAATCACGAAGGAAAACGAACCTGCCAACGTTGGCAACAGCGACACCAACGCGTTGGCCAGTCGTTCACAATACCTCGGTGAAGTCGCACCAAGCGTCAGTGCCGGTGACGAAAACAGTCGTCTGGGATTGATCGTCGAAGGTGACATCAGCAGTGCCTCCGACGTCGATGTCTATTCCTTCGTCGCCGAAGCAGGCACGTTGGTTTGGTTGGACATCGACCGCACCGATGCGAGCTTGGACACGGTCATTGAGTTGGTCAACTCCAACGGTCAAACATTGGTCTTGTCCGATGACGCGATGGCGGAAGCCGAGATTATCGAAACACTGCGAGCACTGGACACATCCGATCCGTCCAACGCGGCTCAACGTGCTCAATTGCAAGCTCTCTTGGACGCTCGCACCGGTCGTGGCTCGTTGGCTCTCGACTCGGGCAGCCTCTTCGGCCTGGCCACCGGTCAACTGGATGCCGGCACAGGAATCGTTAGCTACCAAGACAACTACTCGACCAACTCGCGTGACGCGGGTATGCAAGTGGTCTTGCCGGGAACCGCTGGCGTTCAGTCCTTGTATTACGTCCGTGTCCGAAGTGCCATTTCCACGGCCACGAAAGACACGCTGACATCGGATAACAAGAACGCGATGGTCGTGGGCAACACCTCCTTCGTCTCCGAAACGATCACAACGACCAGTGCCCTGAACGGTGGTCTGCGTCAAGGTTTGACGAACGGTTCTTACCAACTTCAAATCCGAATCGAAGAGACCGACGCCCACGCAGGAACCCAAATCCGCTACAGCGATGTGTTTTATGCCGACAACGGTATCGAAGTCATCGGCGGACCGTTGCACAGCCCATTGTCAGGCGAAAGCTACGAAAACGATGCCGACAATGACGGCGACGCGACGACAGACAACGGAACCCTTGCTGGAGCACAACGCCTTGGCTTGTACGACACCCAATACGTCAACGGCATTGGTCTGACCAACAACGCAACCCAAAACGCCGACGGATCGATCCTGATCCAGCGTGATGGTGTTGACATTGTGTTGGACAACCCAGCCGGGCCACTGTCTTCGGACCTGTTGGCGACCAACATTTCTGGGTTCATTGATGGCACCGACGACGTCGACTGGTACCAGTTCGATATTGATTACCAAGAACTGACCCGCGACGGTGCGGAAATGTACTTGGCAACGGTCTTCGACCTGGACTACTCCGACGGCCTCGGCCGTGCCGACTTGGCACTGCATGTCTTCGATGCAGACGGACGCCTCGTTCTGATTGGGGGCGATTCCAACATTGCCGACGACATCATCTTGCCGGGCACCACCGGTGGATCCGACCTAACACGTGGTTCCTACGGAACAGCCGACCCTTACATTGGCTCGGCGGAACTTCCCGAAGGCACGTATTACGTTGCCGTTTCGAACCAGGGACAAGTGCCCGCCGTGTTGGATCAGTTCAACACCCGCGATGCAACGAACCCATTGATTCGTCTAGAACCGATTGATAGCACGATCCGGGTTGCCGAAGAAGGCTTTGATTTCTTGGGTGCGACCGGTTATTCCCAGGTCGCTGAAGGGCCAACCACCCCGATCCTGTTCGACCAGAACTCAGTCGTCGATTACTCCCTTGATGACGTGTTCTTGTACGTGAACTCGGGATCATCGCTGTTCATGGTGAATCCGTTCACCGGAGAACAGTACGCCGCGATGGGCAGCTTCGACAATCAAGAAGTCCGCGACATTGCGTTCGCTGCCAACGGTGAACTGTTTGCCTACACAACTTATCTTGATGGTGCGACCGGTGACACGACGTGGAACTACGTGCGATTGAGCACCGTCGATGGCAGCATCGAAGAGTTTTTGAGTGCCGGAGCAGGCATCTCGACATTCAACGACCTGAACGTCGAGGAACCACCAGCCGTCCAGATTCTTGACGAAGCGAGTAACGCTGGTTTGACAGTCGAAGCCCTGACCATTCGAGCCCGAAACGGGATCGAAACCGGCTTCTTCGTCGGCAATCGTCCTGGTGGTGCATCGTCTGCAGGCCTGGAGTACACCACCAACATTCTGTACGCCTTCAACGAAGAAACCGGCTTGGCGACGGGTCCTGAGTTTGACCTAACCTTGTTCAATTCCGGTGCCGGTACCGACATCCGCGAAGTGGGTCAGATCGACACCACTCCTACCGACTTCTTCGGTGCGTCGACCGCCTTCAGCACCGCTTTAGGCTTGTCCGACGCCACGGATCTCAATGTGTTCGGCGAATCAGTCGCACAAATTTTCGACGGTGACACCTTCACTCTGTTTGATGGCACCGACAGCGTGACGTTCGAGTTCAATCAGGGATACACCTTGATTGCCACCGATCCAGCCCAGATCCAAGATGGCACCACCATTCGGGTTCAAATCCCCGGTGGTGTGCCCACCATCTTTGAAGTCACCAACGGTGCCGTGACCACGCCTGGCAATATCGCGGTCAGCATTGATCGGCTCGGAAGCAGCACCAACTTTGTAGAGACCCTGGCCGAAGTTCTTCAGGAAAACGGTTTCCAGGTTTCCTATGAAGGGACCCAGCTAACCATCCCCGCTGCGACCGATGTGCAGCTGATTGCTCCACCGTTGGGAACCCTGGCTGGCCTGTCGCTCACCGGCGACGAGCTAACCCAAGGTGCCAACGTCGGAATCGCGATCCTGCCAACGGACAGTGCGTCGGTGATCGCTCAACGAATCGTACAAGCGGTCAACCGAGAAATTGCCGGTGGCCTGTTGTCCAACTTGACCGCGACCGCTCAAACCCGATCCGTACTGTTTGATACGGGGACCGCGACGACTGCGGATATCGTGTCCCAAGTCACGACATCCGGCACCGGATTGCAAGCTGGCGGTGCTGCCAATGGCGGTACGATCACCGGTGTCGAAATCGTCGGCACGGAACTCTACGCCGTTTCCAACAACGGTGGTCTTTACCGTGTCTCGTCCGGGTCCATCAACGCTTTGGGAAGTAACAACAACGTCGGTCAGTACGTTGGCACCGCCACCGAATTGGTCGGCTTGAACTTCACCGGTTTGCGAGCCGGCCCCAGCAGCCTGGAAGATGGCCGATACAGCGATCTGTTGTTCGCAACCACGGCCAACGGTCGCATCTATGCGTTCAACACCGCGGGTGAGCTGCAAAACGTTTTCGCAGGTGGTCAGTCATCGATCGCCACTGGTGTCTTCAATGCCCAAGGCTTGGACTTCGCCACGCTGGATTACAACTTGTGGCACGTCACCGACGATCGCGAGTCAGACGCGGGCCACGGTATCAACGAAGCGTTCCACAACGCTCGAAACGAAGAGACAGCGAACAACTCGCTGGTCTTCAACTACGATACCAATGTCTTCAGTGGCAACTATGCCGCGGGCGAAAGCCCCGTGCGAAACCTCAATACCACCGCTGAAAACGTTCGCCAAGATGGACAAGACGTTCAGGGGACCTACAACCTTCCCGGCGGAGCCCGCGGGGTCGTTGAATCCAATGCCTTCTCGTTGGCTGGCTACTCCGCCAGCGACGTGCCGGTCATGTACTTCAACTACTTCCTGGACACCGACCAGTTCGACAACGACAACGACTTGGCCGATGGCGACGCCGACTTGTTCGACGAAGACCGTGACAGCTTCCGCGTCTACATCGT from Neorhodopirellula lusitana harbors:
- a CDS encoding dockerin type I domain-containing protein; this translates as MTIGKPSKFLSGRSIRESLAQHLGGDRRRNRRGVSTSARARRANIQRQLHAQPLEARQLLAGPELIGIQANSEVLIQDSTSIEGAPSFGTSILQTAPNELRFQFDDNSSIDAETLVTAATTQNTDVQPLGITITRAGADGLFETASAITDFNSGVSLGTDSRVVVEFRTTDVLPGVEGNGTQVIITASSKSLTVAPVVISSVDPDLKVVRIDLNTNPNRPASARDLILALQNSSANTLIEAYQVSGSSVAAIGSDLPTTGTTLTLDGANAARVITDLGLGQSTELRIIADQSGDAGTELRVALASQNFGGAIEPQVSINGSTILVRLNSTPGFESTIDDLINALNGTPSVSGLVTASLLRGDLATVIGGQLTNTPGSSALVLEFEGGSDTVVTPGYIGIGDSPNEVVFRFAEPLPEDSYQIEIYGSGDRALLNEDGEAFNDGVDQAYSFSINTAPQVLAVVPEPVSTVDGRLISEPNVVEVYFSNDVSSSAFNPDYYSAVYTNDTITSDDDVSVQPTSVVALDGRTDAVRLIFASSFARPDAAVVPNYESGTSVRLRIGNDTLLPEQLASLAVTEAGDSLFAEGTLPGPVSVSTFDGSDVTRTTAIRLTGGEISNATAFELQFPGGTGYEGVRDIRPDDPTSDLRTVPLGIVTGDADSTPGISTIYYNFPDSFQGDDLNTSTVDIDRTYSSTIGLGSGQTESDRQAASIARERVREVASLFGEYLGVQFIEVGQDAATAISSTSFAGTPGPVYSIAVGELEGAGGSVSSGEGGITVATRALDDDGNTFVGFPTNADNGNQLIILDAQDFQESTDDYTGGEFFRGVFLGIGQLLGYGYADHLPQPITQSADGVLDPDVPVQDQTPATTDDLADPNESLFPSPADIVNGQYLYRPESNDIDLYEFTLQNSGTISLSTIAERLSTSSTLDTMLRLYIVEDGVPREIAANDDYFSNDSLIEIDVVPGKYVVGVSASGNDSYDPSISGTGLGGVTEGNYELAMSFTPSSASGIVDVDNNALDGDADGEAGGLFQYWFEPTNPNTTVYVDNTSAPASGATGTINSPYSTIAAAFSAVQNRLDSANPVQTIRVAGEGTYRIGFDQNGAPLTSGELTTIEVPKDVNLVLDGGVRFEMSGSRIGVGSTTSGVDRSGASIQILGTPDNPVELVGTGTSVAGTWGGIDIRGDVDYADESRTNLEDAGVFLNHIQYADIQGGGGRVSVDGVIRAVAPIELAETRATIINSSITRSADGAIAATPDTFLETRFDEARFQTSSVLSDYFTSDYVRVGPQIRGNTITDNTYNGLLIRIDTPTGDGLQELTINARFDDTDIVHILTDNLLIEGNPGGPLAITDGPSLALTTQTATINQTGVQVGDVPAGTYAYQLTNVTSDGFESVASDPSDPVTLSASGSIRLSNIPTVSAASGFSGRRLYRAEVLGTDPISGELIYGDFLRVGQLNTSNTSFTDTSAAGTLLLNPALTGDSGLALIGRLDPGLTIDPGTIVKLDGARIDVTFGARLYAEGTSDEPIVLTSLNDSRYGTGGTFNTNGTLQGSTNSDNFEAGDWSGIYLGFGADGSFDHAVIAGGGGTSQIEGGFASFNVIESHQSDLRIANTRFEDNLDGRGFLNDEGNDINAPNDPREERVGRVNNASGTVFIRGSQPTIINNTFIDGEGPALTFDLNSFTWQEVTDSGRSTGELDALTVVSNSGPLVQGNEIDGGLAGMEVRGGTVSTEIVWDDTDIVHIVRDMIEVPNQHIYGGLRLESDARGSLVVKFENQDNSDDALLQRRAGIVVGGNTYTAEDEFIGIADRIGGSLQVIGQPDFPVILTALADDSVGAGFTPTGEANLDTDGTDDSPNSGSWDGIVIREAASDSNVSITKENEPANVGNSDTNALASRSQYLGEVAPSVSAGDENSRLGLIVEGDISSASDVDVYSFVAEAGTLVWLDIDRTDASLDTVIELVNSNGQTLVLSDDAMAEAEIIETLRALDTSDPSNAAQRAQLQALLDARTGRGSLALDSGSLFGLATGQLDAGTGIVSYQDNYSTNSRDAGMQVVLPGTAGVQSLYYVRVRSAISTATKDTLTSDNKNAMVVGNTSFVSETITTTSALNGGLRQGLTNGSYQLQIRIEETDAHAGTQIRYSDVFYADNGIEVIGGPLHSPLSGESYENDADNDGDATTDNGTLAGAQRLGLYDTQYVNGIGLTNNATQNADGSILIQRDGVDIVLDNPAGPLSSDLLATNISGFIDGTDDVDWYQFDIDYQELTRDGAEMYLATVFDLDYSDGLGRADLALHVFDADGRLVLIGGDSNIADDIILPGTTGGSDLTRGSYGTADPYIGSAELPEGTYYVAVSNQGQVPAVLDQFNTRDATNPLIRLEPIDSTIRVAEEGFDFLGATGYSQVAEGPTTPILFDQNSVVDYSLDDVFLYVNSGSSLFMVNPFTGEQYAAMGSFDNQEVRDIAFAANGELFAYTTYLDGATGDTTWNYVRLSTVDGSIEEFLSAGAGISTFNDLNVEEPPAVQILDEASNAGLTVEALTIRARNGIETGFFVGNRPGGASSAGLEYTTNILYAFNEETGLATGPEFDLTLFNSGAGTDIREVGQIDTTPTDFFGASTAFSTALGLSDATDLNVFGESVAQIFDGDTFTLFDGTDSVTFEFNQGYTLIATDPAQIQDGTTIRVQIPGGVPTIFEVTNGAVTTPGNIAVSIDRLGSSTNFVETLAEVLQENGFQVSYEGTQLTIPAATDVQLIAPPLGTLAGLSLTGDELTQGANVGIAILPTDSASVIAQRIVQAVNREIAGGLLSNLTATAQTRSVLFDTGTATTADIVSQVTTSGTGLQAGGAANGGTITGVEIVGTELYAVSNNGGLYRVSSGSINALGSNNNVGQYVGTATELVGLNFTGLRAGPSSLEDGRYSDLLFATTANGRIYAFNTAGELQNVFAGGQSSIATGVFNAQGLDFATLDYNLWHVTDDRESDAGHGINEAFHNARNEETANNSLVFNYDTNVFSGNYAAGESPVRNLNTTAENVRQDGQDVQGTYNLPGGARGVVESNAFSLAGYSASDVPVMYFNYFLDTDQFDNDNDLADGDADLFDEDRDSFRVYIVDSSGVEHLVATNNESRGIGTSDDEFDDPAEFGIYDDSIDVDVQQLYDNTGTWRQARVPLAAFAGQDGLALRFEFATAGTTSTLSAEIRTVAASELNDGDQFEIGDETFTVDFAAAIVFPSGQTLAQLYTNPVALSTFQLNDQVYVLNDGTRIVPADAISITLPADLTSLTAANIASLVQAELLTQTPAVPVVSNFNFSDPSDLVDPFGNANTTGSQARNDLTFEATPLPYTGGNLVIEGRGALGYTDLGIITDADDVDLVSLSVEAGSQIVVNSNADQIGVNNIVRFFDADGDEVDAANVTSDVLTGVFTLSAPASGLYYIGVSGPGNETYDPRIEGSTQDSLVGGYALSISIETEFNATASGALVEITGVTDITTPTNSGLAIRDNAVLTDNPISISRTATAAEVAAAVQQAVADTFYDGDLSLVPRSGSSLRLPGLVDSFTDLGSFQLTVDENGSSLDGRYGDRFGGDYQGGATDNAFEGAYIDDVVIGFAERGELVTASDAVGANDAFVDFNDTQLTSPSESRRLTDSGSYQLEIRDASEYIASGLVLDSDLGDDVSTEARFRAFDTNERLSDSGVALETQEAAQILDGSTFTISGSNQQVTFEFNVLDGNGNSNGITTGANRIEVRVSPDATAEEVADQVIAAVNANNLQSILGVTASRANLTRINTTTDVPDNNVILIGADTIGTTGNPFIVAANSDLRGDTNRDREEQGVIIIENSRFISNAEAGASINRAAETEVVPGTATPTILPSIRNFEQLNVENLLPGVVVRNSTFAFNGEVGIDIAGLENGGAATANPVGFDRIINNTLVGGTITTSDSLGSQAFNSILFPSGSISFADSVLTSGTELGDDVENTFADTETALGSPDFNGVASSDPTDGLFTLSLGSNGYATFVFEDNYLTGSSSNPTTLTGIGDGEADLIIFESGIAERVKVEISRDNETYFNVGEIFGLSNTIDLDAFGFGLNDRFTYVRLTDISGEDSFDFGAAGADIDAIGALSTVVREVYTPGQIGIRVQDNSAPTLLNNIVSNFDTGISIPDVPAVGSGQTDISSALTVIGGTLFHANTNASLLDGATGVGENPDFVDVATQIFVDASNQIFTPQSGSPSIDSGLSALEDRASLIVLKNSIGIAESPVLATRTDANGQTRVDDPTFGSESGTGVNAFVDRGAEERTDDEGPRFVLTSPRGEDLIFDGSNGAFGRSISSGTIYDSFEIQLIDGIRPADSGPGVGINDNTVLSENIIVTRLLDEDSEPDILQEGRDYRFSYEPADNTIRITPIAGIWTDNSIYTIQFLGGEVDNADGFTAAIQAQSGTNYSDGDQTVVDESVLEAELGIQLSVPPSALTDSNGITISNQTVTVNDGVNASVTFEFITDTDELDQTDPTLSESGFFAVTLPETASSVTIARLLAREINRVADDLGLLDLEAVFLDETDEGQAGRLQLLGNDNDAFVALEDESIFRQVNLALDVELLAEVTVDANGLSETNFDGQQIVVFDGTQEITFEFDTDNALTVLDPTITQVAVTVADGASTRELVAALITEIQAAGMDVTAFGASGSFRIRGNDGPISVTSPTDGALITGNSRIGVSPGFGLEIPSENGVLSPAIEDGQTFTLGLGVANPVTFEIDLNGSLLDPTATAVSVTDGSFDTTPNDLADAIVVAINSEFPGLAANAGGGRVTLGDDSDLQLNLSQTGLSQIVTPGESAAQAVVIRYDDDANTVAASFAAAAELAGIDAELVGDRVLLKTESTPRGDTVVTNFIADNAGNRLQPASEADGSSVEILIGELPSNRDPADVNDSGAVTPLDALLVINVLNQTGGSLDLSNVPAGVILPPYPDVNGDGTVAPLDALLVINRLNSLTGPGQDPVGAGEPLASSGEPLAAASTSTLVASGEPITYSSVADGVMATNSTIMFDPTKPASQSDETIVDTAPVTVTESKTSVFDSPAAIGLESIVDSLAQDRQDSESEGSGQSDGTHSAIDEIFASLG